One stretch of Meriones unguiculatus strain TT.TT164.6M chromosome 7, Bangor_MerUng_6.1, whole genome shotgun sequence DNA includes these proteins:
- the Gas2l2 gene encoding GAS2-like protein 2 codes for MSQHGGHRRRPRTPGPPVRSIRPFKSSEQYLEAMKEDLAEWLQDLYGLDIDAANFLQVLETGLVLCQHANTVTEAALAFLAESPDRAQKIPLPQAGVFCNGAAQPGTFQARDNISNFIQWCRKEMGIQEVLMFETEDLVLRKNVKSVVLCLLELGRRAWRFGVAAPALVHLEEEIDEELRRDLDLPSPDPPPPAPPTRRPCHFHNLDQMVQSLVSHCTCPVQFSMVKISEGKYRVGDSNTLIFIRILRSHVMVRVGGGWDTLGHYLDKHDPCRCTSLSHKPGSFMKPPGPPVQHEVKVQAGPSQPHPTMTVSRSQSPLPPVDWKTYTSSSRKLRPPTPSSSRPHGGQGAEARTLREMPIFLLFRSQERPMTPSRKMLSPGPQFPSACRSPNLQCPLSGKRENRCPGELSRGRTPTSWVHKETDGQGTHTKAPRRLQIPEATSKGTSAKGPCPPPRSSSLANPHSIWLLHRSASPQLSAPRPVQSPPPGKGFTKIPIRLSSAQPPTPGNSSLGTEGGGSTEKASITSGTLTGSLDRSTNGHRSMEASHGDHQVDIQIPPETEVSGNLGAQQWKVRYTPLSLGRTRAQATYDSLEEEIVADMKLLEVGAACTQDAMSQVIPRSGVYVPSLGGRWPEPGGPYDKVIQELAQGPPPLFKVDLNAWKVGPRGPPKPSVGPGSPKEKLGSREKGLRLKASLSTKGTTVRRTSLPSRGQDSSTLMVPAALEVPGHSHSDLGSDKAKVCPDKGKRTLRKPQKVPSIYKLKLRPRIRPRRDHRPEKRPSRIPKPLAYLCLAPGRTAPGSRLLKATLGVRGGGTCQVNQAGKKEEEEKKEEAGTSSESSAQPLESQEPPQLHGSPFPPEEESWV; via the exons ATGTCTCAGCATGGGGGACACAGGAGGAGGCCCAGGACCCCAGGGCCTCCTGTTCGCAGCATCCGGCCTTTCAAGTCCAGCGAGCAGTACTTGGAGGCCATGAAGGAAGACCTGGCCGAGTGGCTTCAGGATCTGTATGGTCTGGACATTGATGCAGCCAACTTCCTGCAGGTGCTGGAGACTGGCCTGGTGCTGTGCCAGCATGCCAACACTGTCACAGAGGCCGCTCTGGCCTTCCTGGCTGAGTCACCTGACCGAGCTCAGAAGATTCCCCTGCCCCAGGCTGGGGTTTTCTGCAATGGGGCTGCTCAGCCGGGTACCTTCCAGGCCAGGGACAACATCTCCAACTTCATCCAGTGGTGTCGCAAGGAGATGGGTATCCAAG AGGTGCTGATGTTTGAGACGGAGGATCTGGTGTTACGCAAGAACGTGAAGAGCGTCGTGTTGTGCCTACTGGAGCTGGGTCGCCGCGCCTGGCGCTTCGGGGTGGCGGCACCCGCCCTGGTGCATCTGGAAGAGGAGATCGATGAGGAGCTGCGGCGTGACCTAGACCTGCCCTCGCCGGACCCGCCACCCCCTGCACCCCCGACACGCAGACCCTGCCACTTCCACAATCTGGACCAGATG GTGCAGAGCCTCGTGAGCCATTGCACATGCCCAGTGCAATTCTCCATGGTCAAGATATCTGAGGGGAAGTACAGAGTGGGGGACTCCAACACTCTCATCTTCATCCGG ATCCTCCGGAGCCACGTGATGGTGCGTGTTGGCGGCGGCTGGGACACGCTGGGCCATTATCTGGATAAACATGACCCCTGCCGGTGCACGTCCCTCT CCCACAAACCGGGCAGCTTCATGAAGCCCCCAGGACCCCCGGTGCAGCATGAGGTGAAGGTGCAGGCTGGGCCCTCACAGCCCCATCCTACAATGACCGTCAGCCGCTCGCAGAGCCCACTGCCTCCAGTGGACTGGAAGACATACACCTCTTCCAGTCGAAAGCTGAGGCCCCCTACTCCTTCTTCTTCTAGACCCCATGGTGGACAAGGAGCAGAGGCCAGGACCCTCAGAGAGATG cctatttttctccttttcaggTCCCAAGAGAGACCAATGACTCCATCTCGGAAGATGCTGTCACCTGGTCCCCAATTCCCATCTGCCTGTAGGAGCCCGAACTTACAGTGTCCCCTGTCggggaagagagagaatagaTGCCCAGGTGAACTATCCAGAGGAAGGACTCCCACATCTTGGGTTCACAAGGAAACAGACGGCCAAGGAACACACACTAAGGCCCCCAGAAGGCTCCAAATCCCCGAAGCCACCAGTAAAGGGACATCAGCAAAAGGACCATGTCCCCCACCTCGCTCCTCCAGCCTCGCCAATCCTCATAGTATCTGGCTCCTGCACCGGAGTGCCTCCCCTCAGCTCAGTGCACCCAGGCCTGTTCAATCCCCACCCCCTGGCAAAGGATTCACCAAGATTCCCATCCGACTGTCCTCTGCCCAACCCCCAACTCCAGGAAATAGCTCTTTGGGTACTGAAGGTGGAGGTTCCACAGAAAAAGCCTCCATCACATCAGGGACCCTCACAGGGAGCCTGGATAGATCCACAAATGGGCATCGCTCCATGGAAGCAAGCCATGGGGACCACCAGGTGGACATCCAGATTCCTCCAGAGACTGAAGTTTCCGGGAACCTTGGTGCACAGCAGTGGAAGGTGAGGTACACCCCTCTGTCCCTGGGCAGGACCAGAGCACAAGCCACCTACGACAGTCTCGAAGAGGAGATTGTGGCCGATATGAAACTCCTGGAGGTGGGGGCAGCCTGTACTCAGGACGCAATGTCTCAAGTCATCCCTCGAAGCGGGGTCTATGTTCCCAGCCTGGGTGGAAGGTGGCCTGAGCCTGGGGGGCCTTATGATAAAGTCATCCAGGAATTGGCTCAGGGGCCCCCACCCCTCTTTAAAGTGGATCTGAATGCCTGGAAGGTAGGTCCTAGAGGCCCTCCTAAGCCATCAGTGGGCCCAGGAAGCCCCAAAGAGAAGCTAGGATCCAGAGAGAaggggctgaggttaaaggcaaGCCTGAGTACCAAAGGAACCACAGTGAGGAGGACTAGTCTGCCTTCAAGAGGGCAGGACAGCTCTACCCTGATGGTGCCTGCTGCCCTGGAGGTTCCCGGACATTCACACTCAGATCTCGGTTCTGACAAAGCCAAGGTATGTCCAGACAAGGGAAAGAGGACCCTCCGGAAGCCCCAGAAGGTCCCATCCATTTACAAGCTGAAGCTGAGACCCAGAATCCGGCCCCGTAGAGACCACAGGCCTGAGAAAAGACCTTCCAGAATTCCCAAGCCACTAGCCTACCTCTGTCTGGCTCCAGGCAGGACAGCTCCTGGAAGCAGGCTACTGAAAGCTACATTGGGTGTCAGGGGAGGGGGCACCTGCCAGGTAAATCAAGCAggcaaaaaggaggaggaggagaaaaaggaagaagccGGCACCTCATCGGAGAGCAGCGCCCAGCCTTTGGAGAGCCAGGAGCCTCCGCAGCTTCATGGAAGCCCATTTCCACCTGAGGAGGAATCTTGGGTCTGA
- the Rasl10b gene encoding ras-like protein family member 10B: protein MVSTYRVAVLGARGVGKSAIVRQFLYNEFSEVCVPTTARRLYLPAVVMNGHVHDLQILDFPPISAFPVNTLQEWADACCRGLRSVHAYILVYDICCFDSFEYVKTIRQQILETRVIGTSETPIIIVGNKRDLQRGRVIPRWNVSHLVRKTWKCGYVECSAKYNWHILLLFSELLKSVGCARCRHVHTALRFQGALRRNRCAIM, encoded by the exons ATGGTCTCCACCTACCGGGTGGCCGTGCTGGGGGCGCGTGGTGTGGGCAAGAGTGCCATCGTGCGCCAGTTCTTATACAACGAGTTCAGCGAGGTCTGTGTGCCCACCACCGCCCGCCGCCTCTACCTGCCTGCTGTGGTCATGAACGGCCATGTGCACGACCTGCAGATCCTCGACTTTCCACCCATCAGCGCCTTCCCTGTCAACACACTGCAG GAGTGGGCGGACGCCTGCTGCAGGGGACTCCGAAGCGTCCACGCCTACATCCTGGTCTATGACATCTGCTGCTTTGACAGCTTTGAGTACGTCAAGACCATCCGTCAGCAGATCCTGGAGACGAG GGTGATCGGCACCTCGGAGACGCCCATCATCATCGTGGGCAACAAGCGCGACCTGCAGCGGGGGCGCGTGATTCCACGCTGGAACGTGTCGCACCTGGTGCGCAAGACCTGGAAGTGCGGCTACGTGGAGTGCTCGGCCAAGTACAACTGGCACATCCTGCTGCTCTTCAGCGAGCTGCTCAAGAGTGTGGGCTGCGCCCGCTGCAGACACGTGCACACCGCCCTGCGCTTCCAGGGCGCGCTGCGCCGAAACCGCTGCGCCATCATGTGA